Proteins from one Planctomyces sp. SH-PL62 genomic window:
- a CDS encoding helix-turn-helix domain-containing protein, with protein MAQFYTLEEAARVLGMSPEELKAKAQQREVRAFLDGGTWRFRVVDIDELARRHGLGSDAELRLSDLEVPTPSAGDLDELDLSEFQLGVAKADLGSETMQFGSTGQDDEAVSDHDLMIDDLSVPPNPVTGSSSVIIGMSSSGKLPTDSDVRLVPDNVKGASDSDVRLGSPIYRGPSDSDVTLIKDDTSEHGLFAASSASDSGMRPGPMIGSSAEVPAVGSSDSDFELNPSSELVDALQPESGSDFELSALDASDEFEATPLKPSDSDVTAADPNLSGINLSRPSDSGINLLGSFNSGGGGESIELAPLSDEDLPTNRPRPAAAAPAKPKASLSATPPPAVGKGEKDIFDDTDFEVDAALDDESDDKTVQLNAGSDFDLEDSDSASEVFAIDEEDVDINAATAMAPASFSDDDDDEDDGFDDAVSSEMATAWASDDSPSSSASAPGVVISREPAADWDGLSVGLLAVASVFILLSSFLAYDLVRNLYDFNEGGPASGLVKSISGLVFQ; from the coding sequence ATGGCTCAGTTTTACACGCTTGAAGAAGCCGCCCGCGTCCTGGGGATGAGTCCTGAGGAACTCAAGGCGAAGGCCCAGCAGCGCGAGGTCCGGGCGTTCCTCGACGGCGGGACCTGGCGGTTTCGCGTCGTCGACATCGACGAGCTGGCCCGTCGCCACGGCCTGGGGAGCGACGCCGAGTTGCGGCTCTCCGACCTGGAAGTCCCCACCCCCTCCGCCGGCGACCTCGACGAGCTCGACCTCTCCGAGTTCCAGCTCGGCGTCGCCAAGGCGGACCTAGGCTCCGAGACGATGCAGTTCGGCAGCACCGGCCAGGACGATGAGGCCGTCTCCGACCACGACCTGATGATCGACGACCTCTCGGTCCCCCCCAACCCGGTCACCGGGTCGAGCTCGGTCATCATCGGCATGTCCTCCAGCGGCAAGCTTCCCACCGACTCCGACGTCCGACTGGTCCCCGACAATGTGAAGGGCGCCAGCGACTCCGACGTCCGCCTGGGCTCGCCGATCTATCGGGGCCCGAGCGACTCGGACGTCACCCTCATCAAGGACGACACCTCGGAGCACGGCCTGTTCGCCGCCTCGAGCGCGTCGGACAGCGGGATGCGGCCCGGCCCGATGATCGGCTCCTCGGCCGAGGTCCCCGCCGTCGGCTCGTCCGACAGCGACTTCGAACTCAATCCGTCGAGCGAGCTCGTCGACGCCCTCCAGCCCGAGTCCGGCAGCGACTTCGAGCTCAGCGCCCTCGACGCCAGCGACGAGTTCGAGGCCACTCCGCTGAAGCCGAGCGACTCGGACGTCACCGCCGCCGACCCGAACCTCTCCGGCATCAACCTCTCGCGCCCCAGCGACTCGGGCATCAACCTGCTCGGCTCGTTCAACTCCGGAGGGGGCGGCGAGTCGATCGAACTGGCCCCTCTGAGTGACGAGGACCTGCCGACGAACAGGCCCAGGCCCGCCGCCGCGGCTCCGGCCAAGCCCAAGGCGTCGCTCTCCGCCACCCCGCCGCCGGCCGTGGGCAAGGGGGAGAAGGACATCTTCGACGACACCGACTTCGAGGTCGACGCCGCGCTCGACGACGAGTCGGACGACAAGACCGTCCAGCTCAACGCCGGCAGCGACTTCGACCTGGAAGACAGCGACAGCGCCTCGGAGGTCTTCGCGATCGACGAGGAGGACGTCGACATCAACGCCGCCACCGCCATGGCGCCCGCCTCGTTCAGCGACGACGACGACGACGAGGACGACGGCTTCGACGACGCGGTCTCCAGCGAGATGGCGACCGCCTGGGCCTCCGACGACTCCCCGTCCAGCTCCGCCTCGGCGCCCGGCGTGGTCATCTCCCGCGAGCCGGCCGCCGACTGGGACGGCCTCTCCGTCGGGCTCCTGGCCGTCGCCAGCGTCTTCATCCTCCTGTCCTCGTTCCTCGCGTACGACCTCGTCCGGAACCTCTACGACTTCAACGAAGGCGGCCCCGCGTCCGGGCTCGTCAAGTCGATCTCCGGGCTGGTCTTCCAATGA
- a CDS encoding M48 family metallopeptidase: protein MIPIPLLIALLLAFGIESPSSPPDDVRGTIAGAVGAALGVAAVSFALGLWTAFRVRRRGFATVRVRRSFVAGSRLLSLATVAAFGWMIHFGGWPGLVLGTWGWRGSILVDDALLIAPFLAMQLLSWWGTFYGERAIHGLPPSHVGYRVGRHLYLRERQSLALVLPIVTIFVIRNDLLGRLWPSWQQNPYAETAELAVLGVLVLAVSPAFIRLAWPTRSLPDGPLRRRLEAVARRSGFRFADVLVWDTDHTMINACVTGILPRFRYVLLSDALIDALTPLEIAAVFGHEIGHVAHRHLQYFLFFFVGCLAVLTMGSEVFAGLEAWIATLTTADPAAPSAFRDVIEGLVVLVAVGLAFGTVFGHLSRRFERQADVYGCKVVSCGSADCPHHFDFDEFPESGDTPIRNVCPTGVRIFADALASVAHQNGIDAEARSWRHGSIASRIAFLQKLAVAPEREAAFQRQVRNVRYGLAAGLAASVGLAGAAHWFGVLR from the coding sequence ATGATACCGATCCCGCTTCTGATCGCGCTCTTGCTGGCCTTCGGCATCGAGTCCCCCTCCTCGCCTCCTGACGACGTTCGAGGGACGATCGCCGGAGCCGTCGGGGCGGCGCTCGGGGTCGCCGCGGTCTCGTTCGCCCTCGGGTTGTGGACGGCCTTCCGCGTGCGCCGCCGGGGATTCGCCACCGTTCGGGTGCGGCGGTCCTTCGTCGCCGGCTCCCGACTGCTGAGCCTGGCGACGGTGGCCGCCTTCGGCTGGATGATCCACTTCGGGGGGTGGCCGGGGCTCGTGCTGGGGACCTGGGGGTGGCGGGGTTCGATCCTCGTCGACGATGCGCTTCTCATCGCCCCGTTCCTTGCGATGCAACTCCTCTCCTGGTGGGGGACGTTCTACGGCGAACGCGCGATTCATGGGCTTCCCCCCTCGCACGTGGGGTATCGGGTGGGCCGTCACCTCTACCTTCGGGAGCGGCAGTCGCTAGCCCTGGTCCTGCCCATCGTCACGATCTTCGTCATCCGGAACGACCTCCTCGGCCGACTCTGGCCGTCCTGGCAGCAGAACCCGTACGCCGAGACGGCGGAACTCGCCGTGCTGGGCGTCCTCGTCCTGGCGGTCTCTCCGGCCTTCATCCGACTGGCCTGGCCGACCCGTTCGCTCCCCGACGGTCCGCTGCGACGACGACTGGAGGCGGTCGCGCGACGATCGGGGTTCCGTTTCGCGGACGTGCTGGTCTGGGACACCGATCACACGATGATCAACGCTTGCGTGACCGGCATCTTGCCCCGATTCCGCTACGTGCTGCTGTCGGACGCCTTGATCGACGCCCTGACCCCACTGGAGATCGCGGCCGTTTTCGGCCATGAGATCGGCCACGTCGCACATCGTCACCTGCAATATTTCCTGTTCTTCTTCGTGGGCTGCCTCGCCGTCCTGACGATGGGGTCGGAGGTCTTCGCCGGCCTGGAAGCCTGGATCGCGACCCTGACGACGGCCGATCCCGCGGCCCCGTCCGCGTTTCGCGACGTGATCGAGGGGCTCGTCGTCCTGGTCGCGGTCGGCCTGGCTTTTGGGACGGTCTTCGGCCACCTCTCCCGGCGATTCGAACGCCAGGCCGACGTTTACGGCTGCAAGGTCGTCTCGTGCGGCTCGGCCGACTGTCCGCACCACTTCGACTTCGACGAGTTCCCCGAGAGCGGCGACACGCCCATCCGGAACGTCTGCCCCACCGGGGTGCGGATCTTCGCCGACGCGCTGGCGTCGGTCGCCCATCAGAACGGGATCGACGCCGAGGCCCGCTCGTGGCGTCATGGGAGCATCGCCAGTCGAATCGCCTTCCTCCAGAAGCTGGCCGTCGCCCCGGAACGCGAAGCGGCGTTCCAGCGTCAGGTGCGCAACGTGAGGTACGGGCTTGCGGCCGGCCTGGCCGCCTCGGTCGGCCTCGCTGGCGCGGCGCACTGGTTCGGCGTCCTTCGCTGA